Proteins from one Hydrogenivirga caldilitoris genomic window:
- a CDS encoding L,D-transpeptidase family protein: MLWLRVLILLFIFGIGFGSHPEDLERGNLTNSFERFIEGKATDYDLYIIKSLAEDIKEEPPEYVKLFARGLIAERRGDLEEAIENYLKSIELKRDYNPSYFRFNELIRRVEHPEKFRQKMTDIIWDRFSIPPPVIVENPEDKFVFLVEKMSQYLLIYKGKVLENLYPVTTGQDWEDKWSEGDKRTPEGVYYFTEFIPPEKLPKMYGGIAVVLNYPNPVDKLLGKGGSGIWLHGSDEENRYNIPFSTRGCVVAENNDLRHIVKRIAKNNTLIAIYKEIPTDIELDDVKGFLKTWEESWENKDIDTFLSLYSDKFTWEKGNYRSWSNYKRRTILSKKRIKVDIEDLTILAFRRGLSDNVEYYVAEFHQTYKSDAYSDKGFKRLYILKENGKLKILREEFRKEKKTQ, translated from the coding sequence ATGTTGTGGCTGAGAGTTCTAATACTCCTGTTCATCTTCGGGATAGGCTTTGGTAGCCACCCTGAAGACCTTGAAAGGGGTAACTTAACAAACTCCTTTGAGAGATTTATTGAAGGTAAGGCTACCGACTATGACCTTTACATAATCAAAAGTCTCGCTGAGGACATAAAAGAAGAGCCACCTGAGTATGTAAAGCTGTTTGCAAGGGGTCTGATAGCGGAGAGACGGGGAGACCTTGAAGAGGCTATAGAAAACTACCTAAAGTCTATAGAGCTTAAAAGGGATTACAACCCCTCCTACTTCAGGTTTAATGAGCTCATAAGGAGGGTTGAACACCCTGAGAAGTTTCGTCAAAAAATGACGGATATTATCTGGGACAGGTTCAGTATTCCCCCGCCGGTTATAGTTGAGAATCCTGAGGATAAGTTTGTCTTCCTGGTAGAGAAGATGTCCCAGTACCTGCTTATATATAAGGGCAAGGTTCTTGAAAATCTATACCCCGTGACCACAGGACAGGACTGGGAGGATAAGTGGAGTGAAGGAGATAAAAGGACACCGGAGGGAGTTTACTACTTTACCGAGTTTATACCTCCGGAGAAGTTGCCCAAGATGTACGGGGGCATAGCGGTGGTTTTAAATTACCCCAATCCGGTAGACAAACTGCTCGGGAAGGGGGGCAGTGGAATATGGCTTCATGGAAGCGATGAAGAAAACAGGTACAACATACCCTTTAGTACCAGAGGCTGTGTGGTTGCCGAGAATAACGACCTAAGACACATAGTAAAGAGGATAGCCAAGAACAACACCCTGATAGCGATATACAAAGAGATTCCTACAGACATAGAGCTTGACGATGTGAAGGGCTTTCTAAAGACCTGGGAGGAAAGCTGGGAAAACAAGGACATAGACACCTTCCTGTCTCTCTACTCTGATAAGTTCACATGGGAAAAGGGTAATTACCGTTCCTGGAGTAATTATAAGAGGAGAACCATACTTAGCAAGAAGCGAATCAAAGTGGATATAGAGGACTTGACCATATTAGCCTTTAGGAGAGGACTCTCCGATAATGTGGAGTACTATGTTGCGGAGTTTCACCAAACTTATAAGTCTGATGCCTACTCTGATAAAGGCTTCAAGAGGCTATACATACTCAAAGAGAATGGAAAACTGAAGATACTCAGGGAGGAGTTCCGCAAAGAGAAGAAAACTCAGTGA
- a CDS encoding glycosyltransferase family 9 protein has translation MRRALLYRRGGLGDTLLTFPLLEILKSKGFYTTAVGNTDYFKIAREVGWADRVLSEKPNEDFDLVLEISSEGNLPTFPRERRWILEHYLEGAGFIGESFSWVLPVETLPDSPFRGRVVFHPSSGSRKKNPNLSLFLELEKHLVKRGHEVVYLIGEADTWLKGYVTNYVESYEPLWIARALKSALLFVGLDSGLSHLSAYLGVPTIVIYGPSDPVVWKPIGRRVYQVSLGLECSPCFPNVCDRRECLDGSLLFHCLFPLLDELLI, from the coding sequence ATGAGGAGGGCACTTCTTTACCGTAGGGGCGGTCTCGGAGATACACTTCTTACCTTTCCACTCCTTGAGATTCTCAAAAGCAAAGGTTTTTATACGACGGCTGTTGGAAACACAGACTACTTTAAAATTGCCAGGGAGGTTGGCTGGGCAGATAGAGTTTTAAGTGAAAAACCCAACGAGGATTTTGACCTGGTACTTGAGATTTCCTCCGAAGGTAACCTGCCAACTTTCCCAAGGGAGAGAAGATGGATACTTGAACACTATCTTGAGGGTGCAGGCTTCATAGGAGAGAGCTTCTCCTGGGTATTACCTGTTGAGACCTTGCCCGATTCACCCTTCAGGGGGAGGGTCGTTTTCCACCCTTCCAGCGGCTCAAGGAAAAAGAACCCAAACCTTTCTCTATTCCTTGAACTGGAGAAGCACCTTGTTAAAAGGGGGCATGAAGTTGTTTACCTTATAGGCGAGGCGGACACATGGTTGAAAGGCTATGTTACCAATTACGTTGAGAGCTATGAACCGCTCTGGATAGCGAGAGCTCTAAAAAGTGCGCTTCTTTTTGTGGGGCTGGATTCGGGACTATCCCATCTCTCAGCTTATCTCGGTGTTCCAACGATTGTTATATATGGACCTTCAGACCCGGTGGTGTGGAAGCCCATAGGGAGGAGGGTGTATCAGGTTTCCCTGGGATTGGAATGTTCTCCCTGCTTTCCAAACGTATGCGATAGGAGGGAGTGTTTGGATGGCTCTTTACTCTTTCATTGCCTTTTCCCACTCCTTGACGAGCTCCTCATCTAA
- the dapF gene encoding diaminopimelate epimerase, producing MDFAKLQGSGNDFILIDNRDGRVYKKTEELGVCLKEFVVKVCEPHKGVGADGLILIEEPEDSSNHFRWQFFNSDGSEAEMCGNGSRCAVRFCYDLGIVDKYVKFETLAGVIKAEVLEDGKRVKVQLTPPSEPVDKTLLVDGRELKGVFINTGVPHFVVPVDNLEGTDVRGLGRAIRFHEEFQPKGTNVNFIEPVSADTIKVRTYERGVESETLACGTGATAGAIVAYIKGLVSKKPVKVVTRSEELLIIDFDKELKEVFLNGSVYKVFEGTLSYEIFL from the coding sequence ATGGACTTTGCGAAGCTTCAAGGCTCAGGAAACGACTTCATACTTATAGATAACCGTGATGGGAGGGTATACAAGAAAACCGAGGAGCTCGGCGTATGCCTTAAGGAATTCGTGGTAAAGGTATGCGAGCCTCATAAGGGTGTGGGAGCAGATGGACTGATACTCATAGAGGAGCCTGAGGACAGCAGCAACCATTTCAGGTGGCAGTTCTTCAATTCTGACGGATCAGAAGCTGAGATGTGCGGGAACGGCTCAAGGTGTGCGGTTAGGTTCTGCTACGACCTCGGTATAGTTGATAAGTACGTGAAATTTGAAACTTTAGCAGGGGTTATAAAGGCAGAGGTTCTTGAGGACGGTAAGAGGGTGAAGGTACAGCTTACACCTCCTTCCGAACCTGTTGATAAAACGCTATTAGTTGATGGTAGAGAGCTTAAAGGTGTTTTTATAAACACGGGTGTGCCCCACTTTGTGGTTCCTGTTGATAACTTGGAAGGTACAGACGTTAGGGGACTGGGGAGAGCCATTAGGTTCCATGAGGAGTTCCAACCTAAGGGAACGAACGTAAACTTCATTGAGCCAGTATCGGCAGATACCATAAAGGTCAGAACTTATGAGAGAGGTGTTGAATCAGAGACTCTTGCCTGTGGAACAGGAGCCACAGCCGGGGCTATAGTTGCCTATATAAAAGGTCTTGTAAGCAAAAAGCCTGTTAAGGTTGTCACCCGCAGCGAAGAGCTTCTCATAATAGACTTTGATAAGGAGTTGAAGGAAGTTTTTCTAAACGGTTCCGTCTATAAAGTCTTTGAGGGAACCCTTAGCTACGAAATCTTCTTATGA
- the hisF gene encoding imidazole glycerol phosphate synthase subunit HisF has translation MLAKRIIPCLDVDKGRVVKGVKFVNLRDAGDPVEVAKRYEQEGADELVFLDITASAEERSIIIDVVSKVAETVFMPFTVGGGIRNVEDMRKLLEAGADKVSINTAAVKNPEIIHEGAKLFGSQCIVVAIDAKRSASTWEVYIHGGRTPTGIDAIEWAKKVESLGAGEILLTSMDRDGTKKGYDVELCRAVSEAVNIPVIASGGAGSKEHFYEVFYEGKVDAALAASLFHFQELSIPELKEYLHENGVLVRLN, from the coding sequence ATGCTTGCGAAGAGGATAATACCCTGTCTGGATGTTGATAAGGGAAGGGTCGTAAAGGGTGTAAAATTCGTGAATTTGCGTGATGCCGGAGACCCCGTGGAGGTTGCAAAGAGATACGAGCAGGAAGGAGCGGATGAGCTTGTATTTCTTGATATAACAGCTTCCGCGGAAGAGAGAAGCATAATTATAGATGTGGTTAGCAAAGTTGCAGAGACGGTTTTTATGCCCTTTACCGTGGGAGGTGGGATAAGGAACGTTGAAGACATGAGGAAACTCCTAGAGGCAGGAGCAGATAAAGTTTCAATAAATACTGCAGCCGTTAAGAACCCAGAGATTATCCACGAAGGTGCAAAACTTTTCGGCTCCCAGTGTATAGTTGTTGCTATAGATGCGAAGAGGAGCGCAAGCACCTGGGAGGTATATATCCACGGAGGAAGGACGCCTACAGGAATAGATGCGATAGAGTGGGCAAAGAAAGTGGAATCTCTCGGGGCTGGGGAAATACTCCTCACTTCAATGGACAGAGACGGCACTAAGAAGGGTTATGACGTTGAACTCTGTAGAGCGGTTTCGGAGGCTGTGAATATCCCTGTTATAGCCAGTGGAGGAGCGGGAAGTAAGGAACACTTTTATGAGGTTTTTTATGAAGGTAAGGTTGATGCAGCCCTTGCAGCCTCACTGTTTCATTTTCAGGAGCTAAGCATACCCGAACTCAAGGAGTACCTACACGAGAATGGAGTACTTGTTAGGCTAAATTAA
- a CDS encoding ADP-ribose-binding protein: MKVEIIRGSLLEVKADVIVNPANSHGYMGGGVAGVIKRFGGEEIEREAISKAPIPVGSAILTTAGKLKFKGVIHSPTMEEPAMRTSEEKVRKATKAALHLADELCFKSIAIPGMGTGVGRVPKEVAARAMVDEIKKFKPRCLENIILVDLDEELVKEWEKAMKE, from the coding sequence ATGAAGGTTGAGATAATACGGGGTAGTCTTCTTGAAGTTAAAGCTGACGTAATAGTTAACCCTGCCAACAGCCACGGTTATATGGGTGGAGGAGTAGCAGGGGTAATAAAACGCTTCGGAGGGGAGGAGATAGAAAGGGAGGCTATATCTAAAGCTCCCATACCCGTCGGAAGTGCAATACTAACAACCGCCGGAAAATTAAAGTTTAAAGGGGTGATACACTCTCCAACCATGGAAGAGCCAGCCATGAGAACTTCAGAAGAGAAAGTCAGAAAAGCAACAAAGGCTGCCCTCCACCTTGCGGATGAACTTTGTTTTAAGAGCATAGCTATACCTGGAATGGGAACGGGTGTAGGTAGGGTTCCAAAAGAGGTCGCAGCGAGAGCAATGGTTGACGAGATAAAGAAATTTAAACCTCGTTGCCTTGAAAATATAATACTCGTGGATTTAGATGAGGAGCTCGTCAAGGAGTGGGAAAAGGCAATGAAAGAGTAA